The genomic region TCCGTCGACAGCAGCACCGCGGCGGCGCCGTCGGTGAGCGGCGTCGAGTTCGCCGCGGTCATCGTCCCGGTCTCCGGGTCGCCGAACACGGGCTTCAGCGTCGACAGCTTCTCGATCGACGAGTCCGGCCGCAGGTTGTTGTCCCGGTCGAGGCCCAGGTAGGGCGTGATCAGGTCGTCGAAGAACCCGCGCTCGTAGGCGGCGGCGAGGTTGCGGTGGCTCGCGACGGCGATCTCGTCCTGCGCCTCGCGGGAGATGTCCCACGCCGCGGTGGTCAGCGCCTGGTGCTCACCCATCGACATGCCGGTGCGGGTCTCGGAGTTCTGCGGGATCTCCGGCACCAGGTGGTCGGGGCGGAGCTGGCCGAGCAGCTTCACGTAGTCCATCGGGCCCTTGGCGCGGTTGGCCTCCATCAGGACCTTGCGCAGCCCCTCGTTGACGGCGATCGGGGCGTCGGAGGTGGTGTCCACGCCGCAGCCGATCCCCGCGTCGATCTGGCCGAGCCGGATCTTGTTGGCCACGGCGATCGTCGCCTCGAGGGAGGTGTCGCAGGCCTTCTGGACGTCGAAGGCGGGCGTCTCGGGCGAGAGGGCGGTGCCGAGCACGCTGTCGCGGACCAGGTTGAAGTCGCGGGAGTGCTTCAGCACCGCGCCGCCGACGACCTCGCCCAGGCGCTGGCCGGCCAGGCCGAACCGGGCGACCAGGCCGTCGATCGCGGTGGTCAGCATGTCGGCGTTCGTGGCCTTCGCGTACGCCGTGTTCGACCGGGCGAACGGGATGCGGTTGCCGCCGACGATGACGGCCTGGCGAGGTGCGGGGGAGGGGGTGGGGCTCACGGCGTTCTCCTTGGGTTCTCGGATGAGGGGTGGTCCGGTGGGTCGCGCGCTCCGCGGGCGCACTTGACGATGGCAGGACCGTGTGCTGTAACCTATGGTAACGCCTACCGCTGGTAACACCGATGGCCGAACGGACCTGCCACCAGCCTTTCCCAGCCGGAGGATGCGACACATGTCATTAGCAGCAGACGGAATGGGCCTCGCCCTGGGCGGCCTCCGACGCCTGGCGGGCCTCGAGGTCCTCGACCGCCTCGGCGTGCGCGAGCGCGTGGAGGGGTGGGTGCAGGCCGGCTCCCGCGGCGGGTTCACCGCCCTGACCGCCACGGGCCGGCAGTTCGCCCGTGCGTCGCAGGCCGTGCGGGGGGCGCCGGCCCGGCAGACGCCGCGGCGCGGGTCGGACCTGTTCGACCTCACGCCGGACGATGAGCAGCAGATGCTGGTCGAGACCTTCGCCGACTTCGCCGGGACCCACCTGCGGCCGATGGCCCGGGAGGCGGACGAGGCGCAGTCGACCCCCGACAAGTTCGCGGCCATGGCGACCGAGATCGGCGCGATGGTCCTCGGCATCCCCTCCGACGTCGGCGGCGTCGTCGACGAGCGGTCGGCGGTCACCGGGGTCCTCGCACTGGAGGCGCTCGCCCACGGCGACATGGGACTCGCCGCCGGGATCATGGCACCCGCGGCCGTGGCCTCGGTCCTGAGCCTCCACGGGGACGCCGACCAGCAGGCCGCCTACCTGCCGCCTTTCGCCGGAGACGACCCGCCGACGGCTGCCCTGGCGATCGCCGAGCCGCGTCCGCTGTTCGACCCGCTGGCCCTGCGCACCACCGCCCGACGGGTCGGTGACGATCTCGTCATCGACGGCGTCAAGGCGCTGGTCCCCCACGCCACCGCCCTCGAGTTGGTCTGCGCGGCGGTGCAGGTGGAGGGGGAGGGACCGGCCCTGGTGCTCATCGAGGCCGGGGCGGAGGGTCTGTCCGCACGGGCGGAGCCCACCATGGGCGTCCGCGCGGCCGCCACCGGGGAGCTCGCGATGACCGGCGTGCGGGTCCCGCGCTCGGCGGTGATCGGCGACGGCGACCCGACCGTCTACCGCGATGTCGTCGCGCGCTCACGGATCGCCTGGGCCGCGGCCGCCACCGGCACCGCGCAGGCGGTCCTCGACCACGTGATCCCGTACGTCAAGGAGCGGACCGCCTTCGGCGAGCCGATCGCCCACCGCCAGGCCGTCGCGTTCATGATCTCGAACATCGCCATCGAGCTCGAGGGGCTCCGCCTGGCCACCTATCGGGCGGCCAGCCTGGCCGACCAGGGCAAGCCGTTCGGCGCCGCCGCCGCGGTGGCCCGACAACTGGCGACCGAGAAGGGGATGCAGATCGGCTCCGACGGCGTCCAGCTGCTGGGCGGCCACGGCTACGTGAAGGAGCACCCGGTGGAGCGCTGGTACCGCGACCTGCGCGCCGCCGGCCTGGTCGACGGGGGCCTGCTCGTGTGATCCCGGAATGACCGCCGCGCCGAGCCTGCGAGGCGTGGCCCGCCAGACCGCGCGACGCGCCTGGTCTGGCGGAACAGTGGACAGCGTGCCGCAGGCGCACCCCGCCCTCCGTCCGAAGGACCGAGAATGATCAACCTCGAGATCCCGAAGAAGTTCACGCCCGTGATCGAGCAGGCCCAGGCGGTCGCCGAGCACGTG from Euzebya sp. harbors:
- a CDS encoding acetyl-CoA C-acetyltransferase gives rise to the protein MSPTPSPAPRQAVIVGGNRIPFARSNTAYAKATNADMLTTAIDGLVARFGLAGQRLGEVVGGAVLKHSRDFNLVRDSVLGTALSPETPAFDVQKACDTSLEATIAVANKIRLGQIDAGIGCGVDTTSDAPIAVNEGLRKVLMEANRAKGPMDYVKLLGQLRPDHLVPEIPQNSETRTGMSMGEHQALTTAAWDISREAQDEIAVASHRNLAAAYERGFFDDLITPYLGLDRDNNLRPDSSIEKLSTLKPVFGDPETGTMTAANSTPLTDGAAAVLLSTEDWARERDLPVLARFVDAESDAVDYVHGHEGLLMAPAYAVPRLLARNGLSLQDFDLYEIHEAFASTVLTTFAAWQDKEFCTQRLGLDDTLGSVDMAKVNVAGSSLATGHPFAATGARIVATAAKLLSERDDWAHGGRALISICAAGGNGLVAIIEK
- a CDS encoding acyl-CoA dehydrogenase family protein, with the protein product MRHMSLAADGMGLALGGLRRLAGLEVLDRLGVRERVEGWVQAGSRGGFTALTATGRQFARASQAVRGAPARQTPRRGSDLFDLTPDDEQQMLVETFADFAGTHLRPMAREADEAQSTPDKFAAMATEIGAMVLGIPSDVGGVVDERSAVTGVLALEALAHGDMGLAAGIMAPAAVASVLSLHGDADQQAAYLPPFAGDDPPTAALAIAEPRPLFDPLALRTTARRVGDDLVIDGVKALVPHATALELVCAAVQVEGEGPALVLIEAGAEGLSARAEPTMGVRAAATGELAMTGVRVPRSAVIGDGDPTVYRDVVARSRIAWAAAATGTAQAVLDHVIPYVKERTAFGEPIAHRQAVAFMISNIAIELEGLRLATYRAASLADQGKPFGAAAAVARQLATEKGMQIGSDGVQLLGGHGYVKEHPVERWYRDLRAAGLVDGGLLV